The sequence below is a genomic window from Lentimicrobium saccharophilum.
CCTCCGTCAAGCGGATATAATGCACCGTCGGCTGCACTGAAGGGTACAAACTCTGCCGGCACATTCATCCTGACGAGGCCCGGCAGGATCCCCTCCTCTTCAAACCATGCCCTCAGATCTTTAAATGTCAGCGCGGCATCGATCAGGGAGTTGAAATCGTCGGATTCATTCTTTTTTGCCACACAGGGTCCGATAAAAACTACCCGGATATCATCTCCAAACCATTGACGGAGCATCGCTGCATGAGCCATAAGCGGAGAATGCAGCCCCACAATGCATGAGGTAAGTTCCGGCCTGTACTTGCGAATGTAATCCACAGCCGAGGGACAAGCGGAACTGATAAATATTCCGGATGCTGACTGTTGCAGCAAACAGGATGTTTCAGCGGTGACCCGCTCGGCACCCAGGGCAGTTTCCGAAACGCCTGTAAAACCAAGCATCCCCAACCCGGCTATTAATTCATTTACAGGGTAGGCGGCAAACTCAGCCACAAAAGAAGGCGCCAGGGAAACATATACCGGTTTATCGCGCCTGAGCATACGTTTGACCCGCGACACATCATCGCGCACCTTTTTGGCGCCGGAAGGACAAATCAGGGTGCAACGGCCGCAAAAAATACAGAGATCGCGCACAATTGAAGCCCTGTCGGACTCTATTCTGATTGCCTTTACGGGACATTCCCTGATGCACTTGTAGCAATCCTGACAATTGTTGGTTTCGGTATACACCGGCTGCATCCTGTCCATTTCAGTATCATTTTTCAGGCATGAACCCCGCTGATGGCGCTTTTCAGAATATTGATCACATTGGCCGGATGTACATCCTGATAGACATGGTCGTTGATAATCAGGACGGGACCTTTGCTGCACAAACCGGAACATAGCTGTCCCTTGAAGTTGACTTCAGCTTCGAGTTTCCGCTCATTCAGCCACGCTTTGATCAGTTCAAGACTCACCCTGTTTCCTCTTGAATAGCAGGAGCTTCCCATGCAGATGGTGATTTGTATTTTCGGATTCATATCAGGATGATTTAGGGTAATGACTCAGTGAACCGCCTGGCTTCTCAGCCGATGAATAATGCGCTCATAGGCGGCAGCGATGTCTTGTCCGGGGCGGGTTTGTTCAACAATAATCCCGGGCCCCGGATCAATGTTATCAGCAGTAAAGTTCCAGATGGCTTTCATGCCGGCACCGGCCAGTAGATCGGCTACATGGGAAGCCTCGCCGGCCGGAGTGGCTATGATTCCCAGACTGACATGCATACGTGCCGCCAGCGGGATAATCTTTTCGGGCGACATCACCCTGATGGAACCGATCAGGCTGCCGATTTTCCGGTAGTCCGTATCAAAAGCCGCCACAATCTTCAGGCTGGTTTGCCCCAGATTTTCCTTCAGCAATAATGATGTCCCCAGTTTTCCGGCACCTACAAGAAATGACTCCGTTTCATTGTAATAACCAAGAATCTTCTCCAGCGCTAACATAAGCGAAGATATATGAACAGCCTTCTGGCCTGCCAGCATAAATCCATGGCCAATCAGATCCTCTTCTACCTGATTTTGGTGTATTCCGGTTTCCGATGCTATTGATTCAACAGACAGGTCAGTTCTGCCCCTCAGGCGCATAAGCCTGAGATACGACAAGTAAAGCCCATACCTCCTGAGCCCGGAAATTTCGACGTCTCCAGTAACAGGATAAAAAACGCCGGCTGTTTCACCTGTTCCACTACCTGAAAATGATGCCGTGGACACAAATTCCCTCTTATGCAGGGAAAAATTTCCCGAATCTGAGCTATTGTATTCCATAACCTCTGATCTTTATGCCTGCTTTGAAACAGGCTCACCCAGACTTTTGCCCGAAATATCCCTGACTTTGACGGTATCCCCGGAATCCTTCCCGGAAGCTACACTAATGCTTGAACGGCTGATCGCATGTTGAAAGTCAACCTGACGGGCATCAAATTCCGGCCCATAAAGGGCTACATCCAGCGACTCGCCGCCCACATCCAGCCTGAACCCGCTGAGGCCGGTAGCGGACAATAATTCAACAAAACCGGCAGTCGCCGGAATTCCATGATTCAGGGCAAAGTCTGCCACCTGCTTCATCATCTTCAAGGGACCAAATGTGGTTATCAGGTCGTAACCTTTCACCTGGTCATAGGGAAGTAATCCGAGTAACTGAGTTACTGAACCATGGAATCCGACACTACCGTCGTCGGTGGCCAGAAAAACATTCCGGCATATCTTTTCAAACTGATCCCTGAATAGCAGGGAAGATTTGGAAGGAGCTGTAAGCAAAACATCTGCGCTCCCTCCGATTTTATTCAACCATTCTATCTGCATTAAAGCAGACGCCACACCCAGACCACCGGCAATAAACAGGAATTTAGCTTTTACCAGCTCACTGTCATTGCACTCATTCAGTAAGGAGGGTCTGCCATGAGGTCCGGTCATATTTTCGAGAATAAACACTTCAGGATGGTTTACCAGCAATGTTGTTGCATCATCAACAAGCTGAACCAGCAGGACAATGGTCCCTGTATGATGATTTATCTTCATCACGGGCAGGGAAACATAACGGCTTCCGGCTGTTGGTTTTACGTTTACAAACTGGCCCGGCAGCAGGGCCGAAGCAATGCGCGGTGCAAAAACTTCAATGAGGGAAATATCTTTAGCGGGGCTTATTCTGCTGACGACAGTGAACATAATATTTTGATTTTCAGACAAAAAGCCGGCAGGAGGCAGGGCCTCCTGCCGGCAGTAAACACACAAATGAGAAATTAAAGCTGTATTTTTATCAGAAGCTTACTTTCGTGCCGTAGAAAGCAGCCGTGTAAAGGGTTTTGAATTCTTTAACTCCGGTTTCGCGGGGATTGCATCCGGTGCAGGCATCCAATACCGCATTGGCCGAAATCCGGTCAACATTGCCTAAAAACATTTCTTCTGCAATCCCATACTCACTCAGACTTTGGGGGATGTTCAGCTGATCATTCAGACCGGTGCAGAAATCGCGGAAGGCATCTGTCAGTTCATCATTGGTGGCACCCGGAAGATCAATCGAACGGGCAATTTCGGCGTAACGGTCGGCACAAACCTTTCGGTTGTAGTCAATTACTACCGGCAGGTATATCGCGTTCAGACATCCGTGCGGGATATGAAAAACTGCGCCGGATTTGTGGGCCATGCTGTGCACAATCCCGAGCAGTGCATTCGAAAATGCCATCCCGGCAAGGCACTGTGCAATATGCATCTTATTCCGGGCCTCTTTGTCACCATGATAGGATTTAACAAGATTATCCTTAATCATCCGGATGGCTTTCAGGGCAAGCGGATCGGAGAAATCAGACCGGTTTACGGCAACATAAGCCTCCGTGGCATGGGCCAGTGCATCCATCCCGGTGTGGGCGGTCAGTTCCTTTGGCATGGTATAAGCCAGGGCCGGATCAACAATCGCAACATCCGGAGTAATCTCAAAATCGGCCAGGGGATACTTGATCTGGGTCTTATAATCCGTAATCACTGAAAAAGCCGTTACTTCCGTTGCCGTGCCACTGGTTGAGGGGATAGCAACAAAGCGGGCCTTGTTGCGCAAAACCGGAATATTGAATGGCTTCGCAATTTCTTCAAAAGTAGCCTCCGGATGCTCATAAAAAACCCACATTGCCTTGGCCGCATCAATGGGCGATCCGCCACCGATCGATACAATCCAGTCGGGATTGAACCTCCTCATGGCTTCAGCTCCCCGCATCACCGTTTCCACGGATGGATCCGGTTCCACTCCTTCAAAAACAAGCGTTTCCATTCCGGCTTCCTGAAGATAGGTTTCCACCTTGTTCAGGAATCCGAATTTCTTCATCGATCCGCCGCCAACAACAATAATGGCGCGGGTACCTTTGAGATTTCTGAGTTCTGTGAGTGCGTTTTCTCCGAAGTAGAGATCGCGGGGGAGCGTGAATCGTGCCATGACTTTTTTTATCTTAATTAAACTTAGGTCATTCCACCTATACCAATGGTCGTGCCACAAATTATATCACACTATATTTCAACATCTTACAACTGTTAATTGTTTCACACAACTGTTATTTCATTAACAAGTGTCATCTTTCTGAGCATGCTCATTGTCCTGTTTCATGACAGTGTCCTGATTCATGACATATTCTTTTACAAATTGATCTCTTACGGGAAGGAATTATAATTATTTTTGAATCAGGCAAGAACCCGGCTATACCATGAAAAAGAACCTGCAACTCCTGATTATTTTACTCATTTCATTCAAACTGACCGGAGCACAAAGCGCGGACATATACCGTCAGACAGCCCTGAATTTCTTTAATGAAAGGCTGGCTTTGCACCAGCATAAAGGCAGAAGTGCTGCTGAGATTAAGAATTATATTCAGGTTTCGCCTGAAGGCCGCACAATTGCCTATGCTTATAATTTTTCAGGCGGTGGTTTTGTACTGGTTTCTGCTTCAGAGAATACTTTTCCGGTTCTGGGCTACAGTCTGGAGGGTACATTTACCGGAACACACCTTCCGGATGCCCTGCAGGCATGGATCAGATATTACGGCAGACAAATCTGGGCAGTTGCAGATCAGCCCTATCCGGCTGAAGAAGTTCAGCTTATCAGGAGTCGTTACAATCAGGGTGTGGCAAAAATGGCGGGCGTTAAAGGCCGGGTTGTCGAACCTTTGCTGCGCACCGTGTGGGACCAGGGGAATTATTACAACGGGATGTGTCCGCCGGATCCTGACGGGCCCGGGGGTCGCTGTTATGCCGGCTGTGTTGCCACGGCAGTCGGGCAACTGATGTTTTATCACCGCTGGCCGGAGCAGGGAACCGGAGAATACAGCTATACACATCCCGATTATGGTGTACAATACGCCAATTTCGGCACATCCACATACAACTGGAATGGGATGGAAACATCGCTTAACTCGCCAAATCCGCATATCGCCCTGTTGCTCTACCATCTGGGTATCTCCTTTGATATGGATTATGGACCGGACGGCTCCGGCATGTGGAACCACAGCGCAGCCAATTCGATGAGGACATATTTTAAATACGGGCCACAGACTCAATATATTTTCCGGGATACCACCACCATGAACTGGGACAGCATCCTGGTTGCAAACCTCGACGCGCGTAAGCCCCTCTACTACGCCGGATGGGAGGGCGTCGGGTCACAAAACGGACACGCTTTCGTCTGCGATGGTTACGCACCCGATAATTTCTACCATTTCAACTGGGGATGGAGCGGTTCCTATGATGGCTATTTCCTGCTTTCGGCGCTGACACCGGGAGGCAGCAACTTCAATTTCGCACAGGAAGTCATCAAAGACATTTACCCTGACACTACTCAATACATCTATCCGCCGTTTTGCGCGGGAGCCGACACCCTGAATTATATCTCAGGGACATTTACCGACGGTAGCAATATGATCGCTTATCCGGGCGGATCTGCCTGCCAATGGCTGATAAAACCCGACGAACCTGACTATGATTCCATCAGTGGAATTCATCTCAGTTTCCCCGGCTTCGAACTGGCACA
It includes:
- a CDS encoding NAD(P)H-dependent oxidoreductase subunit E; this encodes MNPKIQITICMGSSCYSRGNRVSLELIKAWLNERKLEAEVNFKGQLCSGLCSKGPVLIINDHVYQDVHPANVINILKSAISGVHA
- a CDS encoding redox-sensing transcriptional repressor Rex, whose amino-acid sequence is MEYNSSDSGNFSLHKREFVSTASFSGSGTGETAGVFYPVTGDVEISGLRRYGLYLSYLRLMRLRGRTDLSVESIASETGIHQNQVEEDLIGHGFMLAGQKAVHISSLMLALEKILGYYNETESFLVGAGKLGTSLLLKENLGQTSLKIVAAFDTDYRKIGSLIGSIRVMSPEKIIPLAARMHVSLGIIATPAGEASHVADLLAGAGMKAIWNFTADNIDPGPGIIVEQTRPGQDIAAAYERIIHRLRSQAVH
- a CDS encoding iron-containing alcohol dehydrogenase, producing MARFTLPRDLYFGENALTELRNLKGTRAIIVVGGGSMKKFGFLNKVETYLQEAGMETLVFEGVEPDPSVETVMRGAEAMRRFNPDWIVSIGGGSPIDAAKAMWVFYEHPEATFEEIAKPFNIPVLRNKARFVAIPSTSGTATEVTAFSVITDYKTQIKYPLADFEITPDVAIVDPALAYTMPKELTAHTGMDALAHATEAYVAVNRSDFSDPLALKAIRMIKDNLVKSYHGDKEARNKMHIAQCLAGMAFSNALLGIVHSMAHKSGAVFHIPHGCLNAIYLPVVIDYNRKVCADRYAEIARSIDLPGATNDELTDAFRDFCTGLNDQLNIPQSLSEYGIAEEMFLGNVDRISANAVLDACTGCNPRETGVKEFKTLYTAAFYGTKVSF
- a CDS encoding C10 family peptidase, producing the protein MKKNLQLLIILLISFKLTGAQSADIYRQTALNFFNERLALHQHKGRSAAEIKNYIQVSPEGRTIAYAYNFSGGGFVLVSASENTFPVLGYSLEGTFTGTHLPDALQAWIRYYGRQIWAVADQPYPAEEVQLIRSRYNQGVAKMAGVKGRVVEPLLRTVWDQGNYYNGMCPPDPDGPGGRCYAGCVATAVGQLMFYHRWPEQGTGEYSYTHPDYGVQYANFGTSTYNWNGMETSLNSPNPHIALLLYHLGISFDMDYGPDGSGMWNHSAANSMRTYFKYGPQTQYIFRDTTTMNWDSILVANLDARKPLYYAGWEGVGSQNGHAFVCDGYAPDNFYHFNWGWSGSYDGYFLLSALTPGGSNFNFAQEVIKDIYPDTTQYIYPPFCAGADTLNYISGTFTDGSNMIAYPGGSACQWLIKPDEPDYDSISGIHLSFPGFELAQNDRLLIFSGNDTTTPPIAELTGDETPGTIEINASSATVVFDAPEGNAGGFLASYKSVLPVYCSGTTNFNQSSGMFDDGSGDKNYVNNSLCKWRIVPQNPVPLTLTFDAFDTEEGKDILKIYDLGNQSLIASLSGDTLPEPITLNSGKFYLVFNTDGSGTASGWTIRWNPEGSVGIFSEIRKEFTIHPNPTGDYLILRCNNSPLNLSASVFNTSGRLLMHRPLTPDGSGEATMDISQLVPGFYLLKVDTGKESRWLKFIRK